A genomic window from Silene latifolia isolate original U9 population chromosome 11, ASM4854445v1, whole genome shotgun sequence includes:
- the LOC141611698 gene encoding pleiotropic drug resistance protein 1-like isoform X3 produces the protein MKSFDIENNDKNVEKLVSVSMEDEDELKWGVLQRVPTYKRLRKSLSDVKRFGLQEKKDVVDKLINVVAQDNELFLLKLRHRLDRVAIDIPTVEVRFQNLCIDGEAYVGNRALPSIYNSVLNLLEDVLHYLHLSNSRKVPVSILHGVSGIIKPGRMVLLLGSPGSGKTTLLQALAGHLNKGLKISGKTTYNGHEMDDFVAQRTSAYVSQHDSHIGEMTVRETLAFSARCQGVGTNYDMLVELIRREKEDKVIPDADIDTYMKAAALEGQEISIVTEYILKILGLDSCADMLVGNAMIRGISGGEKKRLTTGEILVGPAKTLFMDDISSGLDTSTTFQIVNCIRQFIHILKGTAVLSLLQPAPETFNLFDDIILLSDGQIVYQGPRENVIEFFEFMGFKCPERKGVADFLQEVTSVKEQEKYWVKDDPYVFVTAKDFTDTFRSFHVGQKLEQELAVPYDKMRSHPASLARQTYGVNKKELLQACVSREFLLMRRNVFIYLFKMSELGVTALITATTLFRTKMPKGTVADGGIFIGALFFSIIRMIYTGFSEISLTVNQLPVFYKQRNLRLYPAWAYTLPKWILKIPLSIAEVAIWVCVTYYLTGFDPAIGKFFKYYLALLCLHQTAAGLYRLIAGLGRDMTVANTLGQCVVIVYIVLGGFVLSPADIKKWWLWGYWTSPIMYVQNAIAVNEFTGNSWNKVDPNSSETLGLEVLKERGLFASAYWYWLGIAAMVGFWLLFNSLFTLSLTFLNPIGKPHTIPSAENKVEGNSSEDKEERQAQTPFVMLAQSTKQDDKRKQVVALPFEPLSISFKEISYSVDMPQAMKGDGVAKDKLHLVKGVTGVFKPGVLTALMGVTGAGKTTLMDVLAGRKTTGYVHGGIYISGYPKKQETFARISGYVEQADIHSPHVTVYEALLFSAWLRLSADVDSVTRKLFIDEVMELVELTILRDALVGLPGVNGLSTEQRKRLTIAVELVANPSIIFVDEPTSGLDARAAAIVMKTVKNTVNTGRTVVCTIHQPSIDIFDTFDELLLLKRGGEAIYFGPLGHHGCHLISYFEEIGGVAKMNDGYNPATWMLEVSSGAQEAKLGINFAEIYRRSELCRRMTTLVEKLSSPASGSQELHFSTQYSQSFFSQCTICLWKQHCSYWRNPRHNAVRLLLSILLGLTFGSIFWQLGPKRKRAQDLFNAMGSMFGAVFVLGICNASSVQPVVAVERTVFYRERATGMYSAVPYAISQIIIELPYCFLQAMIYGTIVYATMGFEWRVDKFFWFLFFMYLTLLYFTYYGMMAMGLSRNQTIAAILSSASYSLWNLFSGFIVPKTRIPIWWRWYYWICPVSWTLNGLIVSQFGDIKEKLDTGETVEEFILGYFGFQSDLLGVVAAVVIGFTLAFSLTFAYSIRTFNFQVK, from the exons ATGAAGAGTTTTGACATAGAAAACAATGATAAAAACGTAGAGAAGTTAGTTTCGGTGTCGATGGAAGATGAAGATGAGTTAAAATGGGGTGTTCTTCAAAGAGTTCCAACTTATAAGCGTTTAAGGAAGAGTTTGTCTGATGTAAAGAGATTTGGATTACAAGAAAAGAAAGATGTTGTTGATAAACTTATCAATGTAGTAGCACAAGATAATGAGCTCTTCTTGCTCAAGTTACGACACCGTCTTGATCG AGTTGCCATTGATATCCCTACAGTTGAAGTACGATTCCAGAATTTGTGCATTGATGGAGAAGCTTATGTTGGAAATCGAGCTCTGCCATCTATATACAACTCAGTTCTTAATCTGCTAGAG GATGTGTTACATTATCTCCATCTTTCAAACAGTCGAAAAGTGCCTGTATCCATCTTGCATGGGGTGAGTGGAATTATCAAACCTGGCAG AATGGTACTGCTGTTAGGCTCCCCAGGTTCGGGGAAGACAACATTACTTCAAGCTCTGGCGGGTCACCTTAACAAAGGTCTGAAG ATTTCAGGGAAAACTACGTATAATGGACATGAAATGGATGATTTTGTTGCACAGAGGACCTCTGCATATGTCAGTCAGCATGATTCTCACATTGGAGAGATGACAGTTAGAGAAACTCTTGCCTTTTCAGCTAGATGTCAAGGTGTCGGAACCAATTATG ACATGCTCGTGGAGCTAATAAGACGGGAAAAGGAAGATAAAGTTATTCCGGATGCTGATATTGATACATATATGAAG GCTGCAGCATTAGAGGGGCAGGAGATCAGCATTGTGACTGAGTATATACTCAAG ATTTTAGGTCTGGATTCATGTGCTGATATGCTGGTTGGGAACGCTATGATAAGAGGGATATCAGGTGGAGAAAAGAAGCGTCTCACCACGG GTGAGATTCTGGTAGGACCAGCAAAAACATTGTTTATGGACGACATTTCTTCGGGCCTGGACACCTCTACCACATTCCAAATTGTGAACTGTATCAGGCAATTCATACACATTTTAAAAGGAACTGCAGTCCTTTCTCTACTTCAACCTGCACCTGAAACATTCAACCTCTTCGATGATATCATACTCCTTTCAGATGGTCAAATCGTGTACCAAGGTCCACGTGAAAATGTGATTGAGTTCTTTGAATTCATGGGATTCAAGTGTCCTGAAAGGAAAGGAGTTGCTGATTTTTTACAAGAG GTGACATCTGTAAAAGAGCAAGAGAAGTATTGGGTTAAAGATGATCCATATGTTTTTGTGACTGCCAAGGATTTTACAGACACATTTAGGTCATTCCATGTCGGTCAGAAACTAGAGCAAGAGCTTGCAGTACCATATGACAAGATGCGAAGCCACCCTGCTTCACTGGCCAGGCAGACATACGGTGTCAACAAGAAAGAGTTGTTACAGGCGTGTGTATCAAGAGAATTTCTACTGATGAGAAGGAATGTTTTTATCTATTTATTCAAGATGTCAGAA cTTGGTGTAACGGCACTTATCACAGCAACAACGTTATTTCGAACAAAAATGCCCAAGGGGACGGTAGCAGATGGTGGGATTTTCATTGGAGCACTATTTTTCTCAATCATCAGAATGATATACACCGGATTTTCAGAGATTTCTTTGACTGTTAACCAGCTGCCAGTCTTCTATAAACAGAGGAACCTTCGGTTATATCCAGCATGGGCATATACTTTACCTAAatggattctcaaaattcctttGTCAATAGCGGAAGTTGCCATATGGGTTTGTGTAACCTACTATTTAACAGGATTTGACCCGGCCATAGGAAAGTTCTTCAAGTACTATTTGGCACTCCTATGTTTACACCAGACAGCTGCTGGTTTATATAGGCTGATAGCTGGTTTGGGTCGAGACATGACGGTAGCCAACACACTAGGACAATGCGTTGTGATTGTGTATATAGTTTTAGGGGGCTTTGTTTTGTCACCAG CGGATATAAAGAAGTGGTGGTTATGGGGATATTGGACCTCTCCTATAATGTATGTCCAGAATGCTATTGCCGTAAATGAATTCACTGGAAACAGCTGGAACAAA GTTGATCCTAATTCATCAGAAACATTAGGCTTGGAAGTCTTGAAGGAACGTGGACTCTTTGCCAGTGCATACTGGTATTGGCTTGGAATAGCAGCAATGGTTGGATTCTGGTTACTATTTAATTCCCTTTTTACACTTTCCTTGACATTCCTCAATC CTATAGGGAAGCCTCATACAATTCCATCTGCAGAAAACAAAGTTGAAGGCAATTCATCTG AAGATAAAGAAGAAAGACAAGCACAAACACCGTTTGTGATGCTGGCACAGTCCACAAAACAAGATGATAAGAGGAAGCAAGTCGTGGCTCTTCCTTTTGAGCCTTTGTCCATTAGTTTTAAGGAAATCAGTTACTCAGTCGACATGCCACAG GCGATGAAGGGTGATGGTGTTGCTAAAGATAAGCTACATCTAGTAAAGGGTGTGACTGGCGTGTTCAAACCAGGAGTCCTCACTGCACTGATGGGTGTGACAGGCGCCGGTAAAACCACTCTAATGGATGTATTGGCTGGAAGGAAAACTACTGGCTATGTCCATGGAGGTATCTACATTTCTGGATACCCCAAAAAGCAAGAAACATTTGCCCGTATATCTGGTTATGTTGAGCAGGCAGACATCCACTCGCCTCATGTAACTGTTTACGAAGCATTGCTTTTCTCTGCTTGGCTACGTTTGTCCGCTGATGTAGATTCTGTCACAAGAAAG CTGTTCATTGATGAGGTTATGGAGCTTGTGGAGCTGACAATATTGAGGGATGCTCTAGTAGGCTTGCCGGGGGTAAATGGTCTTTCTACTGAGCAGCGGAAGAGGCTAACAATCGCGGTGGAACTTGTTGCGAACCCATCTATCATATTTGTGGATGAACCAACGTCTGGACTTGATGCTAGGGCGGCAGCAATTGTAATGAAGACAGTAAAGAATACAGTAAATACAGGAAGAACAGTGGTTTGCACCATTCACCAGCCTAGCATTGATATATTTGATACTTTTGATGAG CTGCTGCTGCTGAAAAGAGGAGGGGAGGCAATCTACTTTGGCCCGCTGGGTCATCATGGTTGCCATCTGATCAGTTATTTTGAG GAAATTGGCGGAGTTGCTAAGATGAATGATGGTTATAATCCAGCTACTTGGATGCTTGAGGTCTCTTCAGGAGCTCAAGAAGCAAAATTAGGAATCAACTTTGCAGAAATTTATAGAAGATCGGAACTGTGCAG GAGGATGACAACTCTGGTGGAGAAACTAAGCAGTCCTGCGTCGGGCTCACAAGAGTTGCATTTTTCAACTCAGTATTCACAATCTTTCTTCAGTCAATGCACGATTTGTCTATGGAAGCAACATTGCTCATATTGGCGAAATCCACGCCACAATGCTGTTAGGCTTCTGTTGTCTATTTTGCTAGGCCTTACTTTTGGTTCAATTTTTTGGCAACTCGGCCCCAAAAG GAAGAGGGCACAAGATCTATTCAATGCAATGGGCTCCATGTTTGGTGCGGTTTTTGTATTAGGTATATGCAATGCTTCTTCGGTGCAGCCAGTTGTAGCTGTTGAAAGGACAGTCTTCTATAGAGAAAGGGCTACGGGGATGTACTCTGCTGTGCCATATGCCATCAGTCAG ATCATCATTGAACTGCCATACTGCTTCCTTCAAGCCATGATTTATGGAACCATAGTGTATGCTACGATGGGATTTGAATGGAGAGTAGATAAATTCTTTTGGTTTTTATTCTTCATGTACTTGACCTTGTTATACTTCACTTATTACGGCATGATGGCAATGGGCCTGTCTCGAAACCAGACTATTGCTGCGATCCTTTCCTCAGCTTCTTACAGTCTGTGGAACCTTTTTTCGGGTTTTATTGTTCCTAAAACC AGGATACCTATTTGGTGGAGATGGTATTACTGGATTTGCCCCGTTTCTTGGACACTTAATGGACTGATTGTTTCTCAATTCGGCGACATCAAAGAAAAGCTTGACACAGGAGAAACAGTGGAGGAGTTTATACTAGGATATTTTGGGTTTCAAAGTGACTTACTGGGTGTTGTTGCAGCCGTGGTCATCGGGTTCACTCTGGCTTTTTCACTCACTTTTGCTTACTCGATTAGAACATTCAATTTTCAGGTTAAATAA